A genome region from Ferviditalea candida includes the following:
- a CDS encoding sulfite exporter TauE/SafE family protein: MDSTFDPGFILTLFLIGFVGSMISGMVGIGGSIIKYPMLLYIPPILGFAAFTAQEVSAISAVQVFFATLAGIFAFRKGGYINKSLVLVMGVAIVVGSFVGGYGSKFLPDTAINLTYAVLALIAAIMMFMPKKGRDDIDYSQVTFNKTLAAVLSGVIGILAGIVGAAGAFIIVPVMLVILKIPTRVAIASSLAITFISSIGATVGKFMGGHMLLIPSLVMVVASTVASPLGAKISKRMNVKVLQGILAALIAATVIKIWWEIIF; this comes from the coding sequence ATGGACAGCACATTCGATCCAGGATTTATTCTCACTTTGTTTTTAATCGGTTTTGTCGGCTCGATGATATCCGGAATGGTCGGCATCGGAGGTTCTATCATTAAATATCCGATGCTGTTATATATTCCGCCCATTCTCGGCTTTGCCGCTTTCACCGCCCAAGAGGTTTCCGCAATCAGCGCCGTTCAGGTATTCTTCGCGACTTTGGCGGGGATATTCGCATTTCGCAAGGGAGGTTATATTAACAAGTCCTTGGTTCTTGTAATGGGTGTCGCGATTGTAGTCGGCAGCTTTGTCGGCGGATACGGCTCGAAATTTTTGCCGGATACTGCGATTAATCTGACCTATGCCGTGCTTGCGCTGATTGCCGCGATTATGATGTTTATGCCCAAAAAAGGCAGGGATGATATTGACTACAGCCAGGTAACATTTAATAAAACGCTCGCTGCCGTATTATCCGGAGTTATCGGAATATTGGCCGGTATCGTCGGAGCTGCGGGCGCATTTATCATCGTGCCCGTTATGCTGGTGATTCTCAAAATACCAACCCGGGTGGCCATCGCCTCTTCGCTTGCGATCACATTCATTTCCTCCATTGGCGCTACCGTGGGCAAATTTATGGGGGGACATATGCTTCTCATTCCGTCATTGGTCATGGTTGTGGCCAGCACCGTGGCCTCTCCACTCGGAGCGAAAATCAGCAAGAGGATGAATGTGAAGGTGCTGCAGGGCATTCTTGCGGCATTAATCGCGGCTACTGTCATTAAAATTTGGTGGGAAATTATTTTTTAA
- a CDS encoding methyl-accepting chemotaxis protein produces the protein MNLTKSVGLKLFLNFFVSIVFFVLLAGLISYYISKDVITKEVADTSMKTMDQSVGRLDLQFKNYENITTQMMLDTSIKDMLRQLNNASDSFDKLMITKKLTEKFNSYALANKEIAGINFFSGSDLPSFSSFGRIDDSYKNQDWYKKIIAKDGKPFWMDTHQKFFGIAGQSNGQESKIAVGRLWWDTVAGTNLGALVVEIRVHPYLEQLKNIQIAKSGSTMLINPDKTVMMAADEKSIGAKTDIPVDTSKQEPQEFNYNGQLVVVSRSASTGWFLVGAAPLSELLEGTDKIFWATFGIAGAAALLAVLIGYLVVRMIGRPLVELRNLMQQGAQGNLNVRTAFRSKDEIGQVGDSFNTMMEQIMLLVKQTNLSAQEVLNNAAELSDSSKKTAIASKEISIATEEIANGAATLAVEAERGNDLTQHISTQMDHVVQANIKMGSAASEMEKVSHQGIEYMGELIKKTNATEEITRSMVEKVNQLKESTLSIRKILEVLNNLTKQTNILSLNATIEAARAGAAGKGFMVVAHEIRKLADQSRQSIDVVGQITETIQTEIDETVSVMSEAYPLFQEQIDSVKEADLIFKNVQENMQQFILQLDDVTGSIQQLEESQRVLSEAMASVSAVSQQSSATSEEVASLSSEQLNVSEELVQLSDKLETVSNSLKDSLSKFRF, from the coding sequence ATGAACCTAACGAAATCGGTTGGTCTGAAGCTGTTTCTGAACTTCTTTGTAAGCATCGTTTTTTTTGTGCTTTTGGCAGGCCTCATCTCTTATTACATATCCAAAGACGTCATTACCAAAGAAGTGGCCGATACTTCGATGAAAACGATGGATCAAAGCGTCGGGCGGCTGGATCTGCAGTTTAAAAATTACGAGAATATAACCACACAGATGATGCTGGACACCTCAATCAAAGATATGTTAAGACAACTCAACAATGCCAGTGACTCATTCGATAAATTGATGATTACCAAAAAACTGACAGAAAAATTCAACAGCTATGCGCTTGCTAACAAAGAGATCGCAGGCATCAATTTTTTCTCGGGCAGCGATCTTCCTAGCTTTTCTTCATTTGGCCGTATTGATGATTCTTATAAAAATCAGGATTGGTATAAAAAAATAATTGCCAAGGATGGCAAGCCGTTCTGGATGGATACTCATCAGAAATTCTTCGGAATTGCCGGCCAATCGAATGGGCAGGAAAGCAAAATTGCAGTGGGCAGACTATGGTGGGACACCGTTGCCGGAACAAATCTTGGCGCCCTTGTCGTGGAAATCCGAGTGCATCCTTATTTGGAACAGCTGAAAAATATTCAAATAGCGAAAAGCGGGAGCACGATGCTGATAAACCCCGATAAAACCGTCATGATGGCCGCGGATGAGAAGAGCATCGGCGCGAAAACCGATATTCCTGTGGATACATCCAAGCAGGAGCCGCAGGAATTCAACTATAACGGACAATTGGTCGTTGTCAGCAGATCGGCAAGCACGGGTTGGTTTTTGGTTGGCGCCGCGCCGCTCAGCGAGCTGCTGGAGGGAACCGACAAGATCTTCTGGGCAACCTTTGGAATTGCCGGAGCGGCCGCATTATTGGCAGTGCTTATCGGATATTTGGTGGTTCGCATGATCGGAAGGCCGCTGGTCGAGCTCCGTAACTTAATGCAGCAAGGCGCACAAGGGAATTTGAATGTGCGAACCGCATTCCGCAGCAAGGACGAAATCGGTCAGGTGGGTGACAGCTTTAACACGATGATGGAACAGATCATGCTTCTGGTTAAGCAGACCAACCTGTCGGCGCAAGAGGTGCTGAATAATGCCGCCGAGCTGTCGGATTCCTCGAAAAAAACGGCTATCGCTTCCAAGGAGATTTCGATAGCCACCGAGGAGATTGCGAACGGAGCCGCCACCTTGGCCGTCGAAGCGGAACGGGGCAATGATCTCACCCAGCATATCAGCACACAGATGGACCATGTTGTACAAGCCAATATCAAAATGGGTTCAGCCGCCTCCGAAATGGAAAAGGTCAGCCATCAAGGGATTGAATATATGGGCGAGCTGATCAAGAAGACGAATGCTACCGAAGAAATTACCAGATCCATGGTGGAAAAAGTAAACCAATTAAAAGAAAGCACGCTATCGATCCGCAAAATCCTTGAAGTCCTTAACAATCTTACGAAACAAACCAACATTCTTTCGCTGAACGCCACGATCGAAGCGGCCCGCGCCGGCGCCGCAGGCAAGGGCTTTATGGTGGTTGCGCATGAAATCCGCAAGCTGGCCGACCAATCCCGTCAATCGATCGATGTGGTCGGACAAATCACCGAGACGATTCAAACCGAAATCGACGAGACGGTTTCCGTCATGTCGGAAGCGTACCCGCTGTTCCAGGAGCAGATTGATTCCGTCAAAGAAGCCGATTTGATCTTTAAAAATGTTCAAGAGAACATGCAGCAGTTTATTCTCCAGCTGGATGATGTGACAGGCTCGATTCAACAGCTTGAGGAGTCACAAAGGGTGCTTTCCGAAGCGATGGCAAGCGTCAGCGCCGTGTCTCAGCAATCCTCGGCGACCTCGGAGGAAGTTGCTTCATTAAGCTCGGAGCAATTGAATGTCAGTGAGGAATTGGTGCAGCTATCCGATAAGTTGGAAACCGTATCCAATTCGCTGAAGGATTCGTTGAGCAAGTTCAGATTTTGA
- a CDS encoding peptidoglycan D,D-transpeptidase FtsI family protein, giving the protein MKRRMFIALLILASFIFLLIGKLLSIQVLAAEHYSSGNINLLQRSVLQRSKQLILQDGRGNFYDRSLQPLTGQWRTGLAVLPDQLKLKDSGGRQGELSKILRTTPEQWNGFVKRLNRPAFWSESGSAVPYSLGPEQIKRIESLQIPGVVILPVQIRYSGSGAASQLIGFTGQDPKRVAELYPTLISAGKLSLSSRLGASGLEKTFDSFLQGAGPISLAYYTGADDTPLKGLSTRMIGLGNPFYPLKIVTTLDLSIQEKVERIMDRYGLQKGAVVVLDAANADVIAMASRPAFDPNHVKPQDNSWANMALKAITPGSVFKTVITAAALEEGVVKRDETFFCGGELGKYGFSCWKKGGHGRLGFEEAYAQSCNIVFAKVAERLTAQQLSSYAAKLGITVPVGWSSDSVISGKSFRQFDSEEEGRLFDERTDSQDEGVIVQTAIGQRDVRITPLQGANLVVTLLHHGVVFRPRVVKEIRYANGLTKMRFEEQTLRGGKPAVSMMTARQILSDMELTVDHGTAQMLGTAKWNLAGKTGTAQTLDEGRREKVNQWFTGFGPVESPRYAISVAALNLSPGSGPIVLNIVRDVMNVLAEER; this is encoded by the coding sequence TTGAAAAGAAGAATGTTCATTGCCCTTTTAATATTGGCATCCTTTATATTCCTGTTGATCGGCAAATTGCTGTCGATTCAGGTGCTGGCTGCGGAGCATTATTCCTCCGGCAATATCAATTTGCTTCAACGTTCCGTGCTGCAGCGTTCGAAGCAGCTGATTCTTCAGGATGGGCGCGGAAATTTTTATGACCGCAGCCTTCAACCGCTGACCGGACAATGGCGGACCGGCCTGGCCGTACTCCCCGATCAGCTGAAGCTGAAAGACAGCGGCGGCAGGCAAGGGGAATTGTCCAAGATTCTGCGGACGACTCCCGAACAATGGAACGGCTTTGTGAAAAGGCTGAACCGGCCGGCATTCTGGAGCGAATCGGGAAGCGCCGTTCCGTATTCGCTTGGCCCGGAACAAATTAAACGCATAGAAAGCTTGCAAATCCCCGGCGTTGTCATTCTTCCGGTGCAGATTCGTTACAGCGGCTCCGGAGCGGCAAGTCAATTGATCGGATTTACAGGTCAGGATCCGAAGCGGGTCGCCGAATTGTATCCCACACTGATTTCTGCAGGAAAATTATCCTTATCCAGCCGATTGGGAGCTTCAGGATTGGAAAAAACGTTCGATTCCTTTCTTCAGGGCGCTGGGCCGATTTCGCTCGCTTATTATACGGGTGCGGATGATACCCCATTGAAGGGCTTGTCCACCAGGATGATTGGCCTCGGCAATCCCTTTTATCCTCTGAAAATCGTAACGACTCTCGATCTCTCCATCCAAGAGAAGGTCGAACGAATCATGGACCGATACGGTTTGCAAAAGGGGGCGGTCGTCGTCCTCGACGCTGCCAACGCGGATGTAATAGCGATGGCCAGCCGGCCGGCATTTGATCCGAATCATGTCAAGCCGCAGGACAACAGCTGGGCCAATATGGCACTGAAAGCCATTACGCCGGGCTCCGTATTTAAAACGGTCATAACGGCTGCGGCCTTGGAGGAAGGGGTCGTCAAGCGGGATGAAACCTTCTTCTGCGGAGGGGAGCTCGGTAAATACGGTTTTTCCTGCTGGAAAAAGGGGGGCCATGGGCGGCTCGGCTTTGAGGAGGCTTATGCTCAATCCTGCAATATCGTTTTTGCCAAAGTAGCCGAACGCCTGACCGCTCAGCAGCTCAGCAGCTATGCGGCCAAGCTGGGAATTACGGTACCCGTGGGGTGGTCGTCAGATTCGGTGATTTCCGGAAAAAGCTTCAGGCAATTTGACTCCGAGGAAGAAGGCCGGCTTTTCGACGAACGCACCGATTCGCAGGATGAAGGGGTAATCGTGCAGACGGCGATCGGTCAGCGGGATGTGCGGATCACTCCGCTGCAGGGAGCCAATCTTGTCGTGACGCTGCTTCATCATGGAGTAGTGTTTAGACCCAGAGTGGTTAAAGAAATTCGGTATGCCAACGGGCTGACGAAAATGAGATTTGAAGAGCAGACGCTTCGGGGCGGTAAACCGGCCGTGTCCATGATGACGGCACGGCAGATTCTCAGCGATATGGAGCTTACTGTAGACCATGGAACGGCACAAATGCTGGGGACAGCCAAATGGAATTTGGCCGGAAAGACGGGAACCGCTCAAACTCTCGATGAAGGGCGCAGGGAGAAAGTCAACCAGTGGTTTACCGGGTTCGGACCGGTGGAATCTCCTAGATACGCGATCAGTGTGGCCGCATTAAACCTTTCCCCGGGTTCGGGGCCGATTGTCTTGAATATTGTCAGAGACGTAATGAATGTTCTGGCGGAAGAACGGTGA
- a CDS encoding DUF1292 domain-containing protein, whose product MTVTGFSRKDLKPSSLVRDEYGEDIVLFDEGKESSVYRLLSEFGLEDRIYAVMQSDELAEQDEVAIFRVLRNENGELQLESIEDDDEWEDVAELYDEMTFADHLNE is encoded by the coding sequence ATGACAGTGACTGGCTTTTCGCGAAAAGATTTGAAGCCTTCCAGCCTGGTGCGCGATGAATACGGCGAGGATATCGTTCTTTTTGACGAAGGGAAAGAATCGTCTGTTTACCGGCTTCTCAGCGAATTTGGCCTGGAAGACAGAATATATGCCGTTATGCAATCCGATGAGCTGGCGGAGCAGGACGAGGTAGCCATTTTTCGCGTGCTTCGGAACGAAAACGGAGAACTGCAGTTGGAGTCGATTGAGGATGACGACGAATGGGAAGATGTGGCCGAACTGTACGACGAGATGACATTTGCCGATCATTTGAACGAATAA
- a CDS encoding peptidase U32 family protein yields the protein MSYRPEILVTAGSLEEVSRMVEAGADAVNIGEQKYGLRLPGDIPLEQIAQAVDIARGRQARIIVSVNQIMNNEALAELPDYLRRLEQFGVEAIVFGDPAVLVTAKKHAPGLKLHWSAEMTSTNYATANYWADKGASRAILARELNMEEVLEIKRNALVEIQVQVHGMTNIYHSKRELVKSYFEHRGKPADRAADKERGLYLVEMERRELAFPIYEDVNGTHIMSSDDICMIEGLHELMEGRIDSFKIEGLMKTTEYNELVVRVYREAVEAYLSDPGAYRLNPEWLEQIKRLQDPKRELTFGFYYKEQVY from the coding sequence ATGTCATACAGGCCGGAAATCCTAGTCACTGCCGGTTCGCTCGAAGAAGTGTCGAGAATGGTCGAGGCGGGGGCGGATGCGGTCAATATCGGGGAGCAAAAATACGGTTTGCGACTTCCCGGCGATATTCCGCTGGAGCAAATTGCCCAAGCGGTGGATATTGCCCGCGGCCGGCAAGCCCGGATTATCGTTTCCGTCAATCAGATCATGAACAATGAGGCGCTCGCGGAGCTTCCCGATTATTTGCGGCGTCTTGAGCAATTTGGCGTGGAGGCCATTGTGTTCGGTGATCCGGCTGTGCTGGTGACCGCTAAAAAGCATGCTCCGGGACTGAAGCTGCATTGGAGCGCCGAAATGACCTCGACCAATTATGCCACGGCGAATTATTGGGCGGACAAGGGAGCTTCCCGGGCAATATTGGCCCGGGAATTGAATATGGAGGAAGTTCTCGAAATCAAACGTAACGCCCTGGTGGAAATACAGGTTCAGGTGCACGGAATGACGAACATTTATCATTCCAAACGCGAGCTTGTCAAAAGCTATTTCGAGCATCGGGGCAAACCGGCTGATCGGGCCGCGGACAAGGAACGCGGGTTGTATTTGGTCGAGATGGAGCGCCGGGAGCTGGCTTTTCCCATCTATGAGGACGTCAACGGCACCCATATCATGAGCTCGGACGATATCTGCATGATTGAAGGTTTGCATGAACTGATGGAGGGGCGGATCGACAGTTTCAAGATCGAAGGCTTGATGAAAACGACAGAATACAATGAGCTTGTCGTCCGAGTTTACCGGGAAGCGGTTGAAGCTTATTTATCCGATCCCGGCGCTTATCGGTTGAACCCCGAATGGTTGGAACAAATCAAGCGGCTGCAGGACCCGAAACGGGAATTGACTTTCGGGTTTTATTACAAAGAGCAAGTCTATTAA
- the mltG gene encoding endolytic transglycosylase MltG — protein sequence MPKAAVWTIIVVLLFLGAVGASALYAVSALQPVKASMEEVHITIDKGMNSSQIASLLEQNGLIRNGFIFKLYLKYRNEGQHFQAGEYAVTKGTPLDEIIRMLNSGDTVKEETDRFTIPEGYTAEQIADKLAELKIADKSKFLRLVSEPKQFSAKYINDIPVNASIKYPLEGYLFPETYELKKGSSEKDIIERMLLEFDKRIDSLPVGWRKQLDKLGIGFHQMLTVASLVEREVVLPEERPIVAGVIYNRLHDKPPMMLQIDATVQYALGHQKEKLIEGDLYQTKSPYNTYLHEGLPPGPIASPSISAIQAALYPEKTKYFFYVTKKDGTNAHYFAETLPQHLKNIEISKKNASKIGQK from the coding sequence ATGCCGAAGGCCGCAGTTTGGACAATCATTGTCGTTCTGCTTTTTTTGGGCGCTGTCGGAGCAAGCGCCCTTTACGCCGTCTCTGCCCTCCAGCCGGTAAAGGCGTCAATGGAAGAGGTGCATATTACGATTGACAAGGGGATGAATTCTTCGCAAATTGCCTCCCTATTGGAACAAAACGGTTTGATCCGCAACGGCTTTATTTTCAAATTATATTTGAAATATCGCAATGAAGGGCAGCACTTTCAGGCAGGGGAATACGCCGTCACGAAAGGAACGCCGCTCGATGAAATCATCCGGATGCTGAACAGCGGGGATACGGTCAAGGAGGAAACGGACCGCTTTACGATTCCCGAGGGATACACGGCAGAACAAATTGCCGATAAATTGGCCGAGCTGAAAATAGCGGACAAATCCAAATTTCTGCGGCTTGTTTCGGAACCCAAGCAGTTTTCCGCAAAATACATCAACGATATTCCGGTTAATGCTTCCATTAAATATCCATTGGAGGGTTATCTATTTCCGGAAACTTACGAGCTGAAAAAAGGAAGCAGCGAGAAGGATATCATTGAACGGATGCTTTTGGAGTTCGATAAACGGATCGATTCGCTGCCTGTCGGCTGGCGGAAGCAGCTGGACAAGCTGGGGATCGGCTTCCATCAAATGCTGACCGTCGCTTCCTTGGTGGAGCGTGAGGTCGTGCTTCCCGAGGAACGCCCGATCGTGGCCGGGGTTATCTATAACCGCCTGCATGACAAGCCTCCGATGATGCTCCAAATCGACGCAACGGTGCAGTATGCTTTGGGACATCAAAAGGAAAAACTGATTGAAGGAGACCTGTACCAAACCAAAAGCCCTTACAATACGTATCTTCATGAGGGACTTCCTCCCGGACCGATCGCCAGTCCCAGCATTTCGGCAATTCAGGCGGCGCTCTATCCGGAGAAGACCAAGTACTTTTTCTATGTAACGAAAAAGGACGGAACAAACGCCCATTATTTTGCCGAAACCCTCCCACAACATCTGAAAAACATCGAGATCAGCAAAAAGAACGCCTCGAAAATCGGTCAAAAATGA
- a CDS encoding IreB family regulatory phosphoprotein: MSSMDKTMKFDVRSEEVEVAPREIIVAVYEALEEKGYNPINQIVGYLLSGDPAYIPRHNNARSLIRKRERDELIEELVKSYLKTHLK; encoded by the coding sequence ATGAGTTCCATGGACAAAACCATGAAGTTTGACGTCAGATCTGAAGAAGTCGAAGTCGCGCCAAGAGAAATCATCGTGGCTGTATATGAGGCTTTGGAGGAGAAGGGTTATAATCCGATCAATCAGATTGTCGGCTATCTTTTGTCCGGAGATCCTGCCTATATTCCTCGTCATAACAACGCTCGCAGCCTGATACGAAAGCGGGAACGGGACGAATTGATTGAGGAATTGGTTAAATCTTATCTAAAAACACATTTGAAATAA
- a CDS encoding DUF1292 domain-containing protein, protein MKNKEFETEEPEVIYIPDEDGNEEEFEVLMKFELDGSDQKYMMLIPSDGEADVDEVYAFRYEEDGDDITLYTIDDEEEWNMVEETFHTLLAEMNEETD, encoded by the coding sequence ATGAAAAATAAAGAATTTGAAACGGAAGAACCCGAAGTGATATACATCCCCGATGAGGATGGCAATGAGGAAGAATTTGAAGTCCTCATGAAATTCGAGCTTGACGGCTCGGATCAAAAATATATGATGCTGATTCCGTCCGACGGGGAAGCCGATGTGGACGAGGTTTATGCTTTCCGCTACGAAGAGGACGGCGATGACATTACGCTGTATACGATTGACGATGAAGAGGAATGGAACATGGTTGAGGAAACGTTCCATACTCTGCTCGCCGAAATGAATGAAGAAACGGATTAA
- a CDS encoding CBS domain-containing protein, which produces MNIAFFLVPKNEVVCLSPDSTIRQALERMEYHRFSAVPLLDQDGRYVGTITEGDLLWKLKNTAGLSFESSHKAYLKDVPQRMHNKPVHVDSQIEDLISLAKVQNFVPVIDDKAIFIGIIRRSDIIDYCAKLLFKQEQK; this is translated from the coding sequence ATGAATATCGCTTTTTTTCTGGTTCCGAAAAATGAGGTCGTCTGCCTGTCTCCGGATTCCACAATAAGGCAGGCGCTGGAACGGATGGAGTACCATCGGTTTTCGGCGGTTCCGCTGTTGGATCAGGACGGCAGATATGTGGGGACCATCACTGAGGGGGATTTGCTGTGGAAGCTGAAAAACACGGCCGGCTTGAGTTTCGAATCCTCCCATAAAGCCTATCTGAAAGATGTTCCGCAAAGAATGCATAACAAACCGGTGCATGTGGATTCGCAAATCGAAGACCTTATCTCTTTGGCCAAGGTGCAGAATTTTGTTCCCGTAATCGACGATAAAGCGATTTTTATCGGTATTATCCGCAGAAGCGATATTATAGATTATTGTGCAAAATTGTTGTTCAAGCAAGAACAAAAGTAG
- a CDS encoding rhodanese-like domain-containing protein, with the protein MDSSTVINILIFALAAWFIYSRFAPTKGLKTLKDPDFQKELQQKDNFLADVREPHEYQRGHIQGAVNIPLSQLRNRINDFPNDKPIYLYCQSGMRSKQAAKILSKSGKTQLAHLLGVISAYSGKVVK; encoded by the coding sequence ATGGATTCGTCAACGGTTATCAACATTCTTATCTTTGCCTTGGCAGCCTGGTTCATTTATTCCAGATTTGCTCCGACTAAGGGACTCAAGACGCTGAAAGACCCGGACTTCCAAAAGGAGCTGCAGCAGAAAGACAATTTTTTGGCGGATGTGCGTGAACCGCATGAATATCAAAGAGGGCATATCCAGGGAGCGGTCAATATACCTTTGTCGCAATTAAGAAACCGCATCAACGATTTTCCCAATGACAAACCGATTTATCTCTACTGCCAAAGCGGAATGCGCAGCAAACAGGCGGCCAAAATATTAAGCAAAAGCGGCAAAACCCAATTGGCTCACCTGCTTGGCGTCATCAGCGCTTACAGCGGAAAAGTCGTAAAATAA
- a CDS encoding rhodanese-like domain-containing protein: protein MAKYRGQSPQEVLDRLRRKAKFRILDVREPEEWLSGHIPGAIHIPMGQITQRLEEIDPDEELIVVCRSGNRSGMVCDYLSERGYNVVNMSGGMMAWPGEVEFDD from the coding sequence ATGGCGAAATATCGGGGTCAATCTCCCCAGGAAGTCCTTGACAGACTGCGGAGAAAAGCGAAGTTTCGAATTCTCGACGTGCGGGAGCCTGAGGAGTGGCTTTCCGGACATATTCCCGGAGCCATTCATATCCCGATGGGACAAATCACCCAACGATTGGAAGAGATCGATCCCGATGAAGAATTGATCGTGGTTTGCCGAAGCGGCAATCGCAGCGGTATGGTTTGCGATTATTTAAGCGAGCGGGGGTATAATGTCGTCAATATGTCCGGCGGCATGATGGCTTGGCCCGGGGAAGTGGAGTTCGACGACTAG
- a CDS encoding peptidase U32 family protein yields MTLAVTKAAAPIRERLVKPELLAPAGSLEKLKFAVHYGADAVYIGGQKYGLRSNADNFSIAQMREGVEFAAKYGAKVFVATNIYAHNEDLPGLESYLKDLEDVGIAAIITADPAIIEAAKRAAPGLEIHLSTQQSTMNWQAVQFWKEEGVSRVVLAREASFAEIRDIKRHVDIEIETFIHGAMCSSYSGRCVLSNHFTDRDSNRGGCCQSCRWKYDLFEEGAEQPPISLTGSDDDKFMMSAKDLSMIEAVPGLIESGVDSLKIEGRMKSLHYVATVVNAYRRAIDAYCDDPEHYVLNEDWLEEIHKAANRPLNTGYYFDEPDHEDHIYTPEDKSADYDFAGVVLDYDPVSQIAAIQQRNHFKPGQEAEFFGPDGTLFKQTIGELRDEEGHLLDAARHPLQIVSMKAEFPVKPMDLMRMQKR; encoded by the coding sequence ATGACGTTGGCGGTAACCAAAGCTGCGGCGCCGATCCGGGAAAGGCTGGTCAAACCGGAATTGCTTGCCCCGGCCGGCAGTCTGGAAAAACTGAAATTTGCCGTTCATTACGGAGCGGATGCGGTATATATCGGCGGCCAAAAGTACGGCCTTAGGTCCAATGCCGATAATTTTTCCATTGCGCAAATGCGCGAGGGAGTCGAATTTGCCGCGAAATACGGGGCGAAGGTGTTCGTGGCCACGAATATTTATGCGCACAATGAAGACCTGCCCGGTCTGGAAAGTTATTTGAAGGATCTTGAGGATGTGGGGATCGCCGCCATCATTACTGCGGATCCGGCCATTATCGAAGCGGCTAAACGCGCAGCTCCAGGCTTGGAAATCCATTTGAGCACGCAGCAATCGACGATGAATTGGCAGGCCGTCCAATTCTGGAAAGAGGAAGGCGTGTCCAGAGTGGTGTTGGCGCGCGAGGCAAGCTTCGCGGAGATCAGGGACATCAAGCGGCATGTGGACATCGAAATCGAAACGTTCATCCACGGAGCCATGTGCTCATCTTACTCGGGCCGCTGCGTGCTTTCGAACCATTTTACCGACCGCGACTCCAATCGCGGTGGTTGCTGCCAGTCATGCCGCTGGAAATACGACTTGTTCGAGGAAGGCGCGGAACAGCCGCCCATATCCTTAACTGGGTCCGATGACGACAAGTTTATGATGAGCGCCAAAGATCTGAGTATGATCGAAGCGGTTCCTGGGCTTATTGAGTCGGGAGTGGACAGCTTGAAAATTGAGGGCAGAATGAAAAGTCTTCATTATGTGGCGACTGTCGTCAACGCATATCGCCGGGCCATTGATGCGTATTGCGACGATCCCGAGCATTATGTATTGAACGAGGATTGGCTTGAAGAAATTCACAAAGCGGCGAATCGTCCGCTGAATACCGGATATTATTTTGATGAGCCCGATCATGAGGATCATATTTATACCCCGGAGGATAAAAGCGCCGACTATGATTTTGCGGGAGTTGTGCTTGATTATGATCCCGTTTCGCAGATTGCCGCGATTCAGCAGAGAAATCATTTCAAACCCGGTCAGGAGGCAGAATTTTTCGGTCCTGACGGCACGCTTTTCAAACAGACAATCGGAGAGCTCCGGGATGAGGAAGGACATTTGCTGGATGCAGCCAGGCATCCCCTGCAAATCGTCAGCATGAAAGCGGAATTCCCGGTCAAGCCGATGGATTTGATGCGGATGCAAAAAAGATAG
- the ruvX gene encoding Holliday junction resolvase RuvX, with protein MRLMGLDYGDKTIGVAVSDEMMWTAQGVEVIRRTDWERDVERLRQLMEQYEVSEIVVGLPKNMNGTIGPRGEICMEFAQSLQQILEIPVHLWDERLTTVSAERTLLEADVSRKKRKQVIDKLAAVFILQGYLDTKSNQ; from the coding sequence ATGAGACTGATGGGTCTGGATTACGGCGATAAAACGATCGGGGTGGCCGTCAGCGATGAAATGATGTGGACGGCTCAGGGTGTGGAAGTGATCCGCAGGACGGATTGGGAACGGGATGTTGAGCGGCTTCGGCAGCTGATGGAGCAATACGAGGTTTCGGAAATTGTTGTCGGCCTGCCTAAAAACATGAACGGAACGATCGGACCCCGTGGTGAAATTTGCATGGAATTTGCCCAATCCTTGCAACAAATATTAGAAATACCCGTCCATCTTTGGGACGAAAGATTAACGACTGTTTCCGCGGAGCGAACGCTTCTTGAAGCGGATGTCAGCCGCAAAAAACGGAAGCAAGTGATTGATAAGCTGGCTGCCGTGTTTATCCTTCAGGGCTATTTGGATACAAAATCAAATCAATGA